In the genome of Carya illinoinensis cultivar Pawnee chromosome 13, C.illinoinensisPawnee_v1, whole genome shotgun sequence, the window TTAACCCAATTGGTAGGTATCAGTCAAACTTAGCCTGTGATCCATTGCCTAATCTAATAAGATGATTATGGCTTGGCCAATTAAGATTTTATATCCAGTGGAAATTTATTGTCACTGAAGAAAGTAGAAAGAATGCACCATTGTCTTAGTACTCACTAAATAGAATTGGTTAATATACTCACACATGTGTGTCTATGTATATGTAAATACCTAGTCTGATATTTACCATTTGATTGCGGAGATTGGGGACACACTGAGCGTATTTTGATTGCCTAATCTAATAAGATGATTATGGCTTGGCCGATTAAGATTTTATATCCAGTGGAAATTTATTGCGACTGAAGAAAGTAGAAAGAATGCGCCATTGTCTTGGTATTCACTAAATGGAATTGATTAATATATGCACATGTGTGTGTGATTATGTTTATGTAAATACGTAGTCTGATATTTACCATTTGATTGGGGAGATTGGGGACACACtgaacttatttccttgatTAACAAGTTTCTATTCTTAACTTATCTGTAATGTCAAACCTATCATGCTAACATAGGATGCTTTTAAATGAGTCTGCATCTGTAAATGACCCATAAATGTGCCGATAACTGTATAACATGATTTAATACCCGTGCTTCTATTCTATGTATAAGAAGTAAGGATATATCAGTTCTTTAAACTAGTTACGGATGCTTTTTTCTGCATCTCATAAATTCATAAGGACATCTCACCACCAAATGCATTTTCTGAATTGTAGGAGTTCGGAGCTGCTATGATGAGGGGAAGCGTGTAGCTGAGACCTTGATGTTTGATTATCACAGGCAGCATGGGATAGGTAAAAGTTCTCGTATAAGGAAAGCTTTTCCTCCTTTTCTTGCTAAATTAGAGGATTTTCCAATTATAATTTCTTTGGATGTATTTTATTTCACTTTATCTTTTACAACAGAAATTCGCATTGCTAGAATCTTCAACACATACGGGCCACGCATGAATATTGACGATGGGCGGGTGGTCAGCAATTTCATAGCCCAAGCAATTCGGTAAGTACTGcagtttcatttctttcttcttaccATGATAGTGACATTGGCTTGGTGTAGCATTGATACAGCTTAATGATCTCTTTTATGGAGGCTTTATAAAAGTCCAAAGTGTGTTTGATGTGCCTTCttgtcaacaaatatggaaATTCCGAAGAGCTTTTTAGTTGTTAAACTGCTTTCTATAACTTGGTTTGTCGTACCTTGACTTGGTGGAATtgttaaaatctttatttcttcaCTTGTCTAGTTTTGTTTAGCCATTAATTTCAACTCCCTGTTTCATACTTTGCAGTGATGAACCATTGACAGTCCAACTTCCCGGAACCCAAACTCGCAGTTTCTGTTATGTTTCTGACATGGTATGCAAGATGTATAATTTGCTTGAACTCTGCCATGACTTACAGGGATCAACTGAAAGGGcgatatttttgtttggaatgTTTCTCTATCcatttaatatatagttttgtCTAAATGTTTCAGGTTGATGGCCTTATTCGTCTAATGGAAGGAGAGAACACTGGGCCCATCAACATTGGAAATCCAGGTGGTCTTACAAACTGTGGTTTTGCATATGTAGAGACATCCAGTTCCCTAATGTTGGAGGTAATTACGTGCATGTACTAACCTTGGTAGTTCTTGTACATCTTCAGGTGAATTTACCATGCTTGAACTTGCCGAGACAGTAAAGGAGGTCAGTTTCTATTTGTCACTGGTTTTTTAACGCTATATTCtgatatgttatgttttaagttggATTCATTATTAAATATGATGCATTTGTTGAGACGTGTTGTGGAAGTAGTTTGATGGCTGATTGTGTTGTGCAAGTCTTTGGACTAGCAGAGTTTTTCCTCGAGTATGAAACTAAAAGGGTTAATGTCAAAGAAGTACAGTCTGTCTGAATTTGTACTTGTGTGCAGCATTAGCACTTGTGTAACCTATACTTTTAGAATATTGGTCAGCAGAGTGCTGATCAAAGAAGAAATTATTAAGTGCCTTGAAACAATTTTCAAAGATTGCTGTATGCAAAAATGGGATCAGGTGCCTCTGCTAAATTAATCGTATTTATCTATCACTAATGCCGACCATATGCTTTTGTAGCTTATTAATCCTGAGGTAGAGATAAAGATGGTTGACAACACTCCTGATGATCCGCGACAAAGGAAACCTGACATCACCAAGGCTAAAGAATTGCTGGGATGGGAGCCAAAAATCAAGTTGAGGGATGGCCTTCCCCTCATGGAGGAGGATTTCCGACACAGGCTTGGAGTTgccaaaaagaaatgaatctgTTGGCTGAAATATAGAGAAAGGGGAGAACCTTTTGTCACAGGTTTTGCATCATGCATGACAGTGCTTTAAGATACATCATCAAAGTTTCCTATCGGCTTTTTGTGCTTCCCTTTTCTCCTCTTCCATTTTTGGTGTTCATCATAGCAAATAAGTGGTGAATGAGTGTCTTTTCCCTACTATTTTTCTCCTTCTGGAAATTATAAATactgagttttctccttttggAAATTATGAATACTGAGAACCATGAAAGTCCTTAAACATGGCATTGGCCACTCTTTTGTAGACAACAGAAGACTGTTCTTGGTTGAATCAATTACACCATACTACAATTTTGCTGCTACCACGAATAATGCAGGCATATTTGCTGTTGAATTCTGCTTCTAAAGTTCTGTTTACCTTTGTGCTTGGTTACGTTGGACTCGGATATTGTTGCTTTTTAGCCCTTTTACGTAGGATGGTAAATAAGATAGGatgagaaaatttaaaaaaaatttcaaaactttatttctatacattatttaaaaataaagtacttttcaattttaaatatttgtaaaataatttgtgaatggtagtaaaatggtttgagttaaaagctgttttatagaattttgaaaaataagagaaaattttgaataaaaatattataaagtgaaAATCttgttaatatattatttttgttttgtgatttgaaaaggttaactattttttgtgttttatttagaagtttgataaagttataataattagatgaaaagttaaatattttaaaaattgaagtgtttgtatttgtaatgtttggatattaaaatgaGACGAGATAGAATAAAATGAGACAGTATCTTGCAATTCAAATGGacttaaattttaactttttcatttaactattataatttttataaatttcgaaataaaacacaaaaatcaatacaatttttttaaactttaaaaaaaattatattttaaaaaattttaacttgataatatttttatttaattttttctcttatttttcaaattcaataaaacattttaactccaataattttactaatatttacaaactattttactactatttacaaaattttaaaatactccAAATGTAAAAAGAGACCCTTTcatcaactaaaaaaaaaaacaagaaaaaaaaattgacaccaTCTTTCCAAATTCTACCAGTGTACCGGAGTTCAAGCATTGTTGTCCCCAACTGCTTGCATAACACTTTAGTACCGTTTGGAATTTGAATAGCCACTTGATCTCTTCTCCAAACATCACTTAaacataaatacttttaaattattttttcttactttttcagCGAATCATTACTAGTAATTACAATTTCtctaaactttcatataaaatacaaaataattcaacttttttcaaatctcaaaataaaaaattatatcataataatattttaactttataatatttttattcgactttttctcacatttctcaaaaccaaataaaaatctTCACTCGagctatttcactattattcttAAACCAtgtcactactatttataaatttatctcatctGACTATCCAAACAAGGCCAAGGAGGAATATACATAACACTATAGCTAAGTTTtttttctacaaaaattttatgtataatcacTTTGTATAACTTCTTACATACTCCACTAATGTGATTAGcagtatcatttttttaatataaaataaatgttcgTTATAACCCCAAGAACACAGCTTCAGGTTCGGCAAACTAAAGTGGGAAGGGAGGTCAACATCTTCCTCCgttcttattttcctttcttttctttctttttttggcttGAAGCTATTGATCTTCATTTAAGATCATTATATTTGTTCAGAAGCATCTATGCAGCTAAGCAAGTAGTTGATCAACAAGTTACTACCCCATAAACATGATGATGATCGTTAGAAGAGCTAGCCCGTATAATGAAATAGCTAGAATGTTGAGGGGCCTTGAGGCTCAAGCCACAAATAAATTGACATTACTTACACACACCCACCCAAATGAGACAACTGTGAATAGATTCTTTAATTGACCCCGACCAAAGGCCAAGGTGATCCAAACGAAATTGCTATCgcaaataatgaaatatttagccattcaaacattttcattttgattttaaaaatagtcAGTTCAAAAGTGCACAAAGGCACGCGACCAATCAACAGAAGTTGTCAATATtattcatgtcaaaacaacagCTGACGAGACAATAAAAGTCGAGTATCCCAGAACATCTCTCCTGGCATTCAGAAATCACCTACAAAATTTGGGAAGAATTAGAgttgttacttataaaaaaaaaaaattgaatttgagtTGTGTTATTCACGACAGGGATTGTGAAATATTAACCTTCCAATGCCATTacatttgaatataaaaaattttcacacgccataaataattaaatcctaTTTGAGCAATATAACTGGATCAAACACTTCCACAATAAACTCTAacggaaaacaaaaaaatagataacACAGTGATAGACCAAAGCATATTTATCCCATATTACATATGCCACTAATCCAAGTCTTGCTTTATGCCACTCAAAACAGTAAATTACTCAGAGCTACTTATCTTAGATAGACAGTAAAGAAACCATAGCACTGATCACGTCATTCGAAAAGCAATTAATAATGAGGGAGAATTAAGTTTTCACCAATAAACTACCATATGTTTTCAACCTGTTCCAACTACTAAAAGTGTTTCAATTTGCACCATTTACTATTTTCTGACTTGTAAAAAAACTATCTGTTTTTTCCAATTTAGGCCCTCATTTTAGATCTAATCACTATGATTGTGCActtcagataatttttttttcatcttaccAGTCAAATCTTAATTGAGGCTGTAAGTTGAAGAAGATCAGTAACTTAGGGtgtaaagtgtaaaaaaaaaaaaaaaattataatttacacCATAAACTatctattttttacttattgGAAATTACTATACTTTCTAATTTACACTATCAGTTTAGATCAGACTGTTCAGACTGCGGTGCATGGCCAATTTTTTGTTCATCCTAAAAGTTAAATCTTAACTGAGGGTCTATACTGGATAACTTCAAGCCCTCCTACTGGGAAGTTAAgaattaacaaagaaaaaagaatgtgAAGTTAATAATTAAAGCTGGGAACTTAAGGGATAACACCAGacacttatgaatttgatgagAACAGGTGGGGGGAaataaggagaagaagaagcaaaCAGATCCTTGAGAGCAGCCTCTTGATGCAAAGTTGCTCGAGGTGAGGTCCATATCTACAAGTTAGTTTTCATGGAAGACACATCCACCTTCATCATGGATTGTGTCATAGTTGGAGGTTGGAAACCTCCTACTGAGATAATCACTCATGGGAACCTCCCACCAAGCTTCATAAAACAGGTGCTAAAAGACCACCTAAGCTAACTTAAGTATCACAACCACACAAATATACAAGTATAAATACCTAAGGATGTACTCTTAGCTGCCATTGCACCTCTCTAGTTAAAGGAAATAAGAGAGTTGACTAGGACTACTCAACAGCAGTAATAAAACCCGGGAAGTCCCAGAGCAGATGGCTCCAGGATAATCagttaaatattttcttggctCCAGAGAGCCAAACAATTGTAGCGGAACACGACAACCACTTGAAGGTACTCGTTTTCTACAACAGAACTAGAAACGCGCCAATGGCACAAAAAGCAGAGGGTCAAACTCATTAAAAACAAACACAGGTTCTACCAATTCGTACGTAGCAAAAATAGCCTAgaatcaaaattttcttttttttggataggtgCAAAAATAGCCTAGAATCATCTCAGCAAATCAAGACCACAGTAACGGTACAAGATCATTATCTCTGGCCAATTGCCCAAGTTCCCAGAGCAATTGTCTGGAGCCTAAACCTACGTCTTTTCACAAGCAGATTCCTAAGATACATATTTTCATAAGCCTAACACTCACTAGTAAGCATTCTATATTGAGCTAGTTCAGTCTATGTTTACGAAGATCTTTCATTTCCAATATGATAATCCAAGTTTCTTTGTCCATGCGTGGCTCATTTAGATTAGGGTTTTCAGATTATTGGATCAAACAGGAACAAAATAAACACGGGGATTGGAAAGgctacctcttgtgcctctgAACGAAGGCAGAGTTCTTCGCGTCTTCCTCTGCGCATTATTAATGGACGGACGGAAAGCTttgattagataataaaaataaaattagggaTTTGGAATAGGAAACGAGAGACTGACAGTGGATTACCCGTGAGACCGAGAGAGAACTTAGTGATGATGGTTCCCGTGATGGCGAACCCCACCAGAAAAGGCCAGTTCCGATTCCACTCTCGCTTGAAGAACACCGGCCACGGATCGAACCTAGGCATTTTCTCTTCGCTTTTCCTTCTCCAAATTCAACTCTCTATCTCGTGGTTGGCTATGGGTAATGGATTGAATTCCTTACTTCGCCGAGTCCATAGGCTATAAGTCGAAAAGCTCATACAGCCACTTGAGACCGTTGGATTTGGCGCATATGAAATCTAGCGGTCCGGGGCCGGAGGTTCCGACTTCGGAGTTGCTAGAAATAAAACAAGGGAAGAATAATGAGTCGGGTCGGTCTTATTGGGCCTCAAATACAATTGGGTCAATGTAAATTCTCCTTTGCCCAGGACTCGACCCAGAGTTTTGGGCTACTTGGACATAACTGAATTTTGTACTTAGCCCAGTTCAATGGTGAAAAGATTAGGGCTGAAAGTCGAACGGTCCGGACCGAAAAAATCGACCGGACCGGtcatttttggaccggaccggaccggatcgaatgagtccggtccggtcccggtctgGGGATtgttcaccccggaccggaccggaccgaatagaataaaaaaaaaattattatttatataatagttgaattactaatagtctaatactaatacaattatatagttatactaattataaattcataataactaaatcattgtaagtctataactatattatatatatatttagtatcaatgtattactatattctttaatatataactattaactataatatatagtactagtataaccgatcaaaaaaaaatatagtactagtatatatattaatgtattaacatattataaaagttatagtataaattataatatatcatatatttgtaaatttataatagtattagtatagttaacataatatgtaatatgttagcattaaatcactataactacatagaatattagtaataagagtattactattatttaatataatattacatatattatcactatcattacatatatttattagttatagtattagtactaatagactaatagtattagttattaatattacatatagttacatatattactattattactattattattacatgatatagttacatatataattatcactattactaatagtagtagtgtattactaatatatataatagtatagtatatgtatatatattaaatatgtcacaatataattacataagtattaaacaaaatgtcattgaaaaaaaaaaaaaaactcatagggtggaccgaccggaccgaatgggaccggaccgtatgaagttcggtccggtccagggtgggaaaaccctggaccgaataggtccagTCCGGTCCGTAAAACCAcctcggaccggaccggaccggaccgaattcaccCCTAGAAAAGATTGTTAAGGGACTAGTAGAccagcatttttctttttcttttttgaaaagttAGCAGACCAGCATTGAGTAAAGTCGTGTTGGTGCTAGAGGTGTCAAATCGTATTAACAGGTCGTGTTCGTATCGtgtcaaaatatgtatattataatatatagttcaaCCATTACCCGACCGTCAAACTtatcgtgtcaacccgttttaacccattagtgaatattatgaaataaattaacACGATAATATACGacccgtttcaaactgtttatgtaaataggtTGAATAAGCCCGAATTAACTAGTTTGACccgattaaatttagcataattttatataaattttaaaatcacaatatttataaaaattataaagctaattgcaagtctaaaattacaatccaaacaataaaaatatcgaaattgaaattctaacaattttacttttaggtataagggtataattgtaattttaattttcttaacgtatcataacgggttataacgtgttataacgggttgacccgttatcaacccattaagaaatcgtgtcttaacgggtcaatctGTTTTAATCCAAACTCGTTAAAACTAAACCTTAACCCTAACTTGttataacatattgccacccccaGTAGGCGCACGCCCCATTGGCATCAGCACAACTACTGTAGGAGTGAAAGGAAACCAAGTTGGTCGGTCTCAGCTCATGGTGTAAGAGAGATTCAGTCTTCGGTTAGTCTTGgagtgtagttttttttttatagaaccggactgaaatatttaatataagtttttaaaacatttttttatgtaataaattattttatatagtaattatattgattaattatgtaattttcaccTTATCTATtaccattgaccatataaaatataaaataatatatactatcaattaactaatatctcttataataaatcatattaactaatatctcttataataaatcatatgataatatatatgtgtgtgtcattacatgtatataaatactctattatttatatgtaattagatgaatagtaatattttatcaaaaatccTAGCGccattttagagagagaagctccaAACTCTTAtctaaaaaaaccaaaacacaaaGTCCTCCCAAGAGGCTTGGctccctcctccctccctcctctttCATTTTTGTAGCTTGAAATAATGCTCTTGGTGGTTGAGGTAATGGTGGCTTAAGGGCCGATGGGAGTTTGTTCATCATGGTAATGCAGTGGCTCAAGGGATGAGTATAGAGCAACTGCCGAAACAGAAGGTGGCATGTCGAGTATGGGCATGAAACGTTGTTACCCGGGTTTGTGAAAGAGCCTGGTTGTGGCTGAGACTTGAAACTTACATGCATCCCAGCGTGAGTGGGTCTCAACATGAGTGGCATAGGTGCAACACGGAGGAACGGACGTGCATGGATGGACTCTGTTTTGAAAACAGAAAACAGAGGAGGTCACTATCGTGGGATGGATCTCCGAGTTGAGGAGCAGTCTGGTTGGGCTAGTAGACGATGGGTGGTACCTCGACGGGGCAACCTTGAGTGTTGCTTGACCGTGGAGGCGACTCGCAGCTCTTGGACGCAATGGAGGGATGCGGATGAGCACGGTCAAGCAGTGAGATGGGGCAGGTTGAGCTTCAGTGCAGCGGAGGGGTGGTGGCTCGCGGCTCCTAGACATCAGTTGCGGTAGCTAAGTATTGTTGCGGCTGTTGCTGGACATAGACCGTAAAGCATTAGCATGCAGGTTCTATGCATGCTGATGTGCccgattttgaggcttttgtcAGGTGCAAACAATAGTGGGTAGCTACGTAGTGGTGGGggacaaaaaaacaaatctaaTGGGGAAAAGTCCATCGACCTACAGCTATTTGGAGGGTCATTagtgtgcattttatttttatgtcgtAATTATGTTTGTAAGTTGTAGTCGGGTaaaataaatagtttgtttCTAGGACCTAGGTTACGTAGAGTTGCTAGTCTCTAGGACTATGGGTCCGTAGAGGTTTGTGCTCCACTCCAAAGAGGGTGGAGTGTTTTAGTTTGTTGGAAGTTTGTCTTAGACGATGTTCTAACACAAGGATTTGCCTCTCAGACAGTTAGTCTAGAGGCACTGGACAAGACCCTGCCCATCACAAAGTTATTTATGTGTTTGGAAGTTAGAAAAGATAGAGTTTAGCATGTATTTTTCAAGTCAAAAGTTGTGACTATCCAAAACTGTAAGTGATATTAGCTTGTAGGGATCAGTTTCTAATATAATTACTCTAGTCCTTGGAGCTAAGAGAATTGTACTACTAATATCCTTTTAATGAAaggttttccataaaaaaataataataattagataatttgtTTTTAGGATACCTAAGTTGCTAATAAGCATGAATAATTTAtggacaat includes:
- the LOC122293018 gene encoding uncharacterized protein LOC122293018, whose translation is MPRFDPWPVFFKREWNRNWPFLVGFAITGTIITKFSLGLTEEDAKNSAFVQRHKR
- the LOC122292556 gene encoding UDP-glucuronic acid decarboxylase 6 → MATNTANGEHQTTTKPPPLPSPLRFSKFFQSNMRILVTGGAGFIGSHLVDKLMENEKNEVIVADNYFTGSKDNLKKWIGHPRFELIRHDVTEPLLIEVDQIYHLACPASPIFYKYNPVKTIKTNVIGTLNMLGLAKRVGARILLTSTSEVYGDPLVHPQPESYWGNVNPIGVRSCYDEGKRVAETLMFDYHRQHGIEIRIARIFNTYGPRMNIDDGRVVSNFIAQAIRDEPLTVQLPGTQTRSFCYVSDMVDGLIRLMEGENTGPINIGNPGEFTMLELAETVKELINPEVEIKMVDNTPDDPRQRKPDITKAKELLGWEPKIKLRDGLPLMEEDFRHRLGVAKKK